In a genomic window of Tachysurus vachellii isolate PV-2020 chromosome 13, HZAU_Pvac_v1, whole genome shotgun sequence:
- the ndufa9a gene encoding NADH dehydrogenase [ubiquinone] 1 alpha subcomplex subunit 9, mitochondrial: MAAVVLVSRPVSVLPRLSSACSPVVLAAGPVAVQHRQIHHAVIPKGKGGRSSCSGIAATVFGATGFLGRYVVSRLGRIGSQIVIPYRCDQYDLMYLRPMGDLGQIIFMEWDARDKESISRAIAHSNVVINLVGREWETRNYRYEDVFVTIPQQIAKASREAGVSKFIHVSHLNADIRSPSKYLRNKAVGETVVRDEFPDAVILKPSEFFGREDRFINHFANMRWFGKAMPLIAMGKKTVKQPCHVVDVAKAVVNVIKDPDAAGKTYALVGPNRYLLHDLVEYLYAVAHRPFMAYPLPRPLYHLVARIFEINPFEPWTTRDKVDRFHLTDMKYPDLPGFEDLGITPSSVEQKAIEVLRRHRRFRFLEAELSETKSPKTVTY, encoded by the exons ATGGCGGCTGTCGTTTTGGTTAGCCGTCCTGTGAGTGTCCTTCCCAGGCTTTCCA GTGCCTGCTCTCCTGTGGTGCTGGCTGCTGGGCCTGTTGCGGTCCAGCACAGGCAGATCCACCATGCCGTCATCCCTAAAGGCAAAGGGGGTCGCTCTTCATGCAGCGGAATAGCAGCCACCGTGTTCGGGGCCACCGGCTTCCTGGGCCGATACGTTGTCAGTCGTCTCG GACGGATCGGCTCTCAGATCGTGATTCCTTACCGGTGCGACCAGTACGATCTCATGTACCTCAGACCCATGGGTGATCTCGGCCAGATCATCTTCATG gaATGGGATGCCAGAGACAAGGAATCGATCAGTAGAGCCATCGCTCATTCTAATGTTGTGATCAACTTAGTGGGAAGAGAGTGGGAGACCAG AAACTACAGGTACGAGGACGTTTTCGTGACCATCCCTCAGCAGATCGCAAAGGCGTCCCGGGAAGCCGGAGTCTCCAAGTTCATCCATGTCTCGCACCTCAACGCAGACATCCGCAGCCCATCCAAGTACCTGAGGAATAAG GCTGTCGGAGAGACTGTTGTGAGGGATGAGTTCCCGGATGCCGTCATCCTAAAGCCGTCCGAGTTCTTTGGGAGAGAAGATCGCTTTATCAACCACTTCGCAA acatgcGTTGGTTTGGCAAGGCCATGCCTCTGATAGCGATGGGAAAGAAGACAGTTAAGCAGCCTTGTCAT GTGGTGGACGTGGCCAAGGCTGTTGTTAATGTCATTAAAGATCCCGATGCAGCCGGAAAAACATACGCGTTAGTCGG TCCAAACCGATACCTGCTGCATGACCTGGTGGAGTACTTGTACGCTGTGGCCCACAGGCCGTTTATGGCCTACCCCTTGCCACGCCCTCTCTATCA tctcgTGGCCAGAATCTTTGAGATAAACCCCTTCGAGCCGTGGACGACACGTGACAAAGTGGACCGG TTCCATTTAACGGACATGAAGTACCCCGACCTGCCAGGCTTTGAGGACCTGGGTATCACTCCTTCCTCCGTGGAGCAGAAAGCCATCGAGGTCTTGCGCCGTCATCGCCGTTTCCGCTTCCTGGAGGCCGAGCTGAGCGAGACCAAGTCTCCCAAAACAGTCACATATTaa
- the LOC132855660 gene encoding probable polypeptide N-acetylgalactosaminyltransferase 8 — translation MRIKLIWYKTVTCAAVTLFIINYMMRFRELYNDNADQSSALDRGQDKRPSVEKLYDMLMSFKVKQNRMQKMMEEMQNNIEEKKSRGDHQSMLFPESSLFKKWGRNLSHDEQREAQAGYNKYGYNVYLSDRLPINRQLPDTRDPRCATKVYPEQLPSLSVVLIYLNEALSVIKRAIHSIIHRTPDHLLKELILVDDDSTNEDLGESLDFYVATTQKQHPQLKILRVRHDRQMGLAQARITGWAAASADVVAILDIHIEVNVMWAEPLLAQIKADRTVVVSPVFDRVNYDDLEVVLYPPYAHGFDWELWCTYVPFSPEWYKHNDGSTPGKSPSLMGILAADRAFLGEIGTLDAGMDVYGGENVELGIRVWTCGGSIKVVPCSKIAHIERAHKPYAPDMSKYMMRNALRVADIWMDEYKYHVHIAWNLPLNDHGIDIGDTSERKKLREKLGCKPFKWYMENVYPSLDLWIDFLGYGGLQNLDSQMCLDQGPVPGHTPVAYTCHYYTPQHTTYKESGEFYIGEINSHKNTDNRCLADPGTGNVPGLYKCKEALTRNMSINWDFKQGGELRNRKTNRCVEIHHHTLVIQNCSGQQWSIKHVIKPF, via the exons ATGAGGATAAAGTTGATATGGTATAAAACTGTCACGTGTGCTGCCGTGACTCTTTTTATAATCAATTACATGATGAGATTTAGAGAATTATATAACGACAATGCAGACCAAAGCAGCGCACTGGACAGAGGACAGGACAAAAGACCGTCTGTTGAAAAACTAT ATGATATGTTGATGTCctttaaagtaaaacaaaatcgAATGCAGAAGATGATGGAGGAGATGCAAAACAAcatagaagaaaagaaaagtagagGAGATCATCAGTCCATGCTTTTCCCAGAATCTTCACTGTTTAAAAAATGGGGTCGCAATCTTTCCCATGATGAGCAGCGTGAAGCGCAGGCTGGCTATAACAAATACGGATACAACGTCTATCTGAGCGACCGACTACCAATTAACAGACAGTTACCAGACACCCGGGATCCCAG gtgtGCAACAAAGGTGTATCCTGAGCAGCTTCCATCACTCAGTGTGGTTCTCATCTACCTGAACGAGGCTCTGTCTGTTATCAAGAGAGCCATACACAGTATCATCCACCGAACACCTGATCACCTGCTCAAGGAACTCATACTGGTGGACGATGACAGCACTAACG AGGACCTAGGAGAAAGTCTTGATTTCTACGTTGCCACAACACAGAAGCAACATCCTCAGCTGAAAATCCTCCGAGTGAGACACGATCGTCAGATGGGTCTCGCACAAGCTCGCATCACCGGTTGGGCTGCTGCTAGTGCTGATGTTGTGGCTATTTTGGACATACATATAGAGGTCAATGTGATGTG GGCAGAGCCGCTGCTAGCGCAGATCAAGGCAGACAGAACAGTCGTCGTCTCTCCTGTGTTTGACCGAGTCAATTATGACGACCTTGAAGTAGTTCTGTACCCTCCTTATGCTCATGGCTTTGACTGGGAGCTGTGGTGTACGTACGTGCCTTTCAGCCCTGAATGGTACAAACACAATGATGGCTCAACTCCTGGAAA GTCTCCTTCTTTAATGGGAATTCTGGCTGCAGACAGAGCTTTTCTGGGAGAAATCGGCACCCTGGATGCAGGGATGGATGTTTACGGTGGAGAAAACGTAGAGCTTGGTATTCGG GTGTGGACGTGTGGTGGGAGCATCAAGGTCGTGCCGTGCTCCAAGATCGCCCACATAGAGAGAGCTCACAAGCCGTACGCACCCGATATGAGCAAGTACATGATGAGAAATGCACTGCGTGTGGCTGACATCTGGATGGATGAGTACAAATATCATGTTCATATAGCCTGGAACCTTCCCTTAAAT GATCATGGCATTGATATCGGGGAcacttcagaaagaaaaaaactcagAGAGAAACTTGGATGTAAACCGTTCAAGTGGTACATGGAGAACGTCTATCCTAGTCTAGACCTCTGGATCGACTTTTTGGGCTACGGAGGA CTACAAAATTTAGATTCACAGATGTGTTTGGATCAAGGTCCTGTCCCAGGTCATACTCCTGTAGCGTATACATGCCACTATTACACACCTCAG CACACAACTTACAAAGAAAGCGGCGAGTTTTATATTGGTGAGATCAACTCACATAAAAACACTGACAACAGATGTCTGGCAGATCCTGGAACAGGGAATGTCCCTGGCTTGTATAAATGCAAAGAGGCCTTGACGAGGAACATGAGCATTAACTGGGATTTTAAGCAG GGTGGTGAACTGCGCAACCGAAAGACAAACAGATGTGTGGAAATCCACCATCACACTCTTGTTATTCAGAACTGTTCAGGACAACAATGGAGCATAAAACATGTCATCAAACCCTTCTGA
- the LOC132855659 gene encoding probable polypeptide N-acetylgalactosaminyltransferase 8 isoform X1, translated as MRSRLVTKAACFLGTSALLIYALDYFVVFLRNPSPNLFPRLGRETEHTILDKLDGIERQIDHIAKLLELGIQKFSQSGEKHLGVEEDERKKKKGVFNKLFPNSELFSRWGEDLSEEKQRQAERLFQLYGYNVFLSDRLPLNRTLPDTRDVRCATKVYPEQLPSLSVVLIYLNEALSVIKRAIHSIIERTPAHLLKEIILVDDYSTNDDLKENLSKFIDQVHQQRPGLLKKVSHKQRLGLAQARISGWKAAVGDVVAILDAHIEVHKQWAEPLLARIKVDRTVVLSPVFDRVEFDTLEVNLYSPSTHGFDWQMWCMYESFRPDWYFLNDPSAPGKSPSIMGILVVDRKFLGEIGGLDEGMEIYGGENVELGIRVWLCGGSIEIIPCSKIAHIERAHKPYAPDLGEPMRRNALRVAEIWMDEYKRNVIISWNLPLEDHGIDIGDVTERKKLRNQLKCKPFSWYLENVYPELVPLDDLLGYGVIQSGLLENHCIDQGPVPGSVPVLYQCHFFSPQLCYYKSTGELYVGGIKSHKYNNNRCLVDPGEGNKPALYDCKMAKEKGFHMLWDFKQGNAIRNKQTNRCIEIAQGEDSWYQLIIQACSAQTWKIQHIIKEF; from the exons ATGAGGAGTCGACTTGTCACGAAGGCAGCGTGCTTTTTGGGCACTTCTGCGCTTCTGATTTACGCGCTGGATTATTTTGTCGTCTTCCTCAGAAATCCGTCTCCAAACCTTTTCCCCAGGTTGGGGAGAGaaactgaacacaccatcctGGACAAACTAGACGGAATCGAGCGACAGATTGATCACATTG CTAAATTGTTGGAGCTGGGAATTCAGAAATTCTCGCAATCAGGGGAAAAGCATCTGGGAGTGGAGGAGGacgagaggaaaaagaagaagggagTGTTCAACAAGTTGTTCCCAAACTCTGAGCTGTTCAGCAGGTGGGGTGAGGATCTATCCGAGGAGAAACAGAGGCAAGCCGAGCGCTTATTTCAGCTTTATGGCTACAATGTGTTTCTCAGTGACAGACTTCCTCTGAACAGGACGCTACCAGACACCCGAGACGTCAG GTGTGCGACGAAGGTGTATCCGGAGCAGCTCCCGTCCCTCAGCGTGGTTCTCATCTACTTGAATGAGGCACTTTCGGTTATAAAGAGAGCCATACACAGCATTATTGAAAGAACACCTGCTCACCTGCTCAAGGAAATCATACTGGTGGACGATTACAGCACTAACG ATGATCTGAAGGAAAATCTCAGCAAATTTATCGACCAGGTTCATCAACAAAGGCCGGGATTACTTAAGAAAGTGAGCCATAAACAACGACTAGGTCTGGCACAAGCTCGTATTTCAGGATGGAAAGCAGCCGTCGGCGACGTAGTGGCCATTCTGGATGCCCACATTGAGGTGCATAAGCAATG GGCAGAACCTCTGCTGGCCAGAATCAAAGTAGATCGGACGGTGGTGCTGTCTCCGGTGTTTGACCGGGTGGAATTTGACACGCTTGAAGTGAATTTGTACTCTCCATCCACTCATGGCTTCGACTGGCAGATGTGGTGCATGTACGAGTCCTTCAGGCCAGACTGGTATTTCCTTAACGACCCGTCCGCCCCTGGGAA GAGTCCTTCCATCATGGGAATCCTTGTGGTTGATCGAAAGTTCTTGGGAGAAATCGGAGGATTGGATGAAGGAATGGAAATTTACGGAGGCGAGAACGTCGAGCTCGGAATACGA gtTTGGCTTTGTGGAGGAAGCATCGAAATCATCCCTTGCTCGAAGATCGCTCATATAGAGAGGGCACACAAGCCTTACGCACCAGATCTGGGTGAGCCCATGCGAAGAAACGCACTCAGGGTGGCTGAAATCTGGATGGATGAATATAAAAGAAACGTTATTATAAGCTGGAATCTTCCTCTGGAG GATCATGGAATTGATATCGGAGACGTGACGGAAAGAAAGAAGCTGAGAAACCAGTTGAAATGTAAACCCTTTAGCTGGTACCTGGAGAACGTGTATCCTGAGTTAGTCCCCTTGGATGATCTACTCGGCTATGGCGTG ATACAGAGTGGCCTCCTAGAAAATCACTGCATTGATCAGGGTCCTGTTCCTGGCAGTGTTCCTGTCCTTTAtcagtgtcatttctttagCCCTCAG CTCTGTTACTATAAGAGCACCGGGGAACTCTACGTCGGCGGTATCAAATCTCACAAGTACAATAATAATCGCTGCCTCGTGGATCCCGGTGAGGGAAACAAACCTGCACTGTATGACTGTAAAATGGCCAAGGAGAAAGGATTCCACATGCTCTGGGACTTTAAACAG GGAAATGcaataagaaacaaacaaaccaacagatgTATTGAGATTGCTCAAGGAGAAGATTCATGGTACCAACTCATCATTCAGGCCTGCAGTGCGCAAACTTGGAAAATACAGCACATCATTAAAGAATTTTAA
- the LOC132855659 gene encoding probable polypeptide N-acetylgalactosaminyltransferase 8 isoform X2: MRSRLVTKAACFLGTSALLIYALDYFVVFLRNPSPNLFPRLGRETEHTILDKLDGIERQIDHIAKLLELGIQKFSQSGEKHLGVEEDERKKKKGVFNKLFPNSELFSRWGEDLSEEKQRQAERLFQLYGYNVFLSDRLPLNRTLPDTRDVRCATKVYPEQLPSLSVVLIYLNEALSVIKRAIHSIIERTPAHLLKEIILVDDYSTNDDLKENLSKFIDQVHQQRPGLLKKVSHKQRLGLAQARISGWKAAVGDVVAILDAHIEVHKQWAEPLLARIKVDRTVVLSPVFDRVEFDTLEVNLYSPSTHGFDWQMWCMYESFRPDWYFLNDPSAPGKSPSIMGILVVDRKFLGEIGGLDEGMEIYGGENVELGIRVWLCGGSIEIIPCSKIAHIERAHKPYAPDLGEPMRRNALRVAEIWMDEYKRNVIISWNLPLEDHGIDIGDVTERKKLRNQLKCKPFSWYLENVYPELVPLDDLLGYGVIQSGLLENHCIDQGPVPGSVPVLYQCHFFSPQCHPNEDEVPF; the protein is encoded by the exons ATGAGGAGTCGACTTGTCACGAAGGCAGCGTGCTTTTTGGGCACTTCTGCGCTTCTGATTTACGCGCTGGATTATTTTGTCGTCTTCCTCAGAAATCCGTCTCCAAACCTTTTCCCCAGGTTGGGGAGAGaaactgaacacaccatcctGGACAAACTAGACGGAATCGAGCGACAGATTGATCACATTG CTAAATTGTTGGAGCTGGGAATTCAGAAATTCTCGCAATCAGGGGAAAAGCATCTGGGAGTGGAGGAGGacgagaggaaaaagaagaagggagTGTTCAACAAGTTGTTCCCAAACTCTGAGCTGTTCAGCAGGTGGGGTGAGGATCTATCCGAGGAGAAACAGAGGCAAGCCGAGCGCTTATTTCAGCTTTATGGCTACAATGTGTTTCTCAGTGACAGACTTCCTCTGAACAGGACGCTACCAGACACCCGAGACGTCAG GTGTGCGACGAAGGTGTATCCGGAGCAGCTCCCGTCCCTCAGCGTGGTTCTCATCTACTTGAATGAGGCACTTTCGGTTATAAAGAGAGCCATACACAGCATTATTGAAAGAACACCTGCTCACCTGCTCAAGGAAATCATACTGGTGGACGATTACAGCACTAACG ATGATCTGAAGGAAAATCTCAGCAAATTTATCGACCAGGTTCATCAACAAAGGCCGGGATTACTTAAGAAAGTGAGCCATAAACAACGACTAGGTCTGGCACAAGCTCGTATTTCAGGATGGAAAGCAGCCGTCGGCGACGTAGTGGCCATTCTGGATGCCCACATTGAGGTGCATAAGCAATG GGCAGAACCTCTGCTGGCCAGAATCAAAGTAGATCGGACGGTGGTGCTGTCTCCGGTGTTTGACCGGGTGGAATTTGACACGCTTGAAGTGAATTTGTACTCTCCATCCACTCATGGCTTCGACTGGCAGATGTGGTGCATGTACGAGTCCTTCAGGCCAGACTGGTATTTCCTTAACGACCCGTCCGCCCCTGGGAA GAGTCCTTCCATCATGGGAATCCTTGTGGTTGATCGAAAGTTCTTGGGAGAAATCGGAGGATTGGATGAAGGAATGGAAATTTACGGAGGCGAGAACGTCGAGCTCGGAATACGA gtTTGGCTTTGTGGAGGAAGCATCGAAATCATCCCTTGCTCGAAGATCGCTCATATAGAGAGGGCACACAAGCCTTACGCACCAGATCTGGGTGAGCCCATGCGAAGAAACGCACTCAGGGTGGCTGAAATCTGGATGGATGAATATAAAAGAAACGTTATTATAAGCTGGAATCTTCCTCTGGAG GATCATGGAATTGATATCGGAGACGTGACGGAAAGAAAGAAGCTGAGAAACCAGTTGAAATGTAAACCCTTTAGCTGGTACCTGGAGAACGTGTATCCTGAGTTAGTCCCCTTGGATGATCTACTCGGCTATGGCGTG ATACAGAGTGGCCTCCTAGAAAATCACTGCATTGATCAGGGTCCTGTTCCTGGCAGTGTTCCTGTCCTTTAtcagtgtcatttctttagCCCTCAG tgtcacccaaatgaggatgaggttcctttctga